In Aggregatibacter sp. 2125159857, one DNA window encodes the following:
- the rpsP gene encoding 30S ribosomal protein S16: protein MVTIRLSRGGAKKRPFYQIVVADSRSPRDGRFIERVGFFNPIAQGNAERVRINLDRVNHWVSQGASLSDRVATLVKEAQKAA from the coding sequence ATGGTAACCATTCGTTTATCTCGTGGCGGAGCTAAAAAACGCCCATTTTACCAAATCGTAGTTGCTGACAGCCGTTCACCACGTGACGGTCGTTTCATTGAGCGTGTGGGTTTCTTCAATCCAATCGCACAAGGCAATGCAGAACGTGTTCGTATCAATTTAGACCGTGTTAACCACTGGGTTAGCCAAGGTGCTTCATTGTCTGATCGCGTTGCGACTTTAGTAAAAGAAGCGCAAAAAGCTGCGTAA
- the rimM gene encoding ribosome maturation factor RimM (Essential for efficient processing of 16S rRNA), whose protein sequence is MQQQRIETVGKLGSTYGIRGWLRIYSSTEQAESIFDYQPWFLKIKGQWQPIELENWRHHNHELIVKLKGVDDREAAQILSNVEIGVDLSVFPQLEEGDYYWHDLIGCAVVNLEGYAMGTVTEMMETGSNDVLVVKANVKDAFGKQERLIPFLYEQVVKRVDLATKTITVDWDAGF, encoded by the coding sequence ATGCAACAACAAAGAATCGAAACTGTCGGCAAATTAGGTTCGACTTATGGTATTCGCGGTTGGTTACGTATTTACTCATCCACAGAACAAGCTGAAAGTATCTTTGATTATCAACCTTGGTTTTTGAAAATCAAAGGGCAGTGGCAGCCAATCGAACTGGAAAACTGGCGTCATCATAATCACGAACTGATCGTTAAATTAAAAGGCGTGGATGATCGTGAAGCGGCGCAAATTCTGTCTAATGTGGAAATCGGTGTCGATTTATCGGTATTTCCGCAACTAGAAGAAGGAGATTACTACTGGCACGATTTAATCGGTTGTGCGGTGGTGAATTTGGAAGGTTATGCCATGGGAACCGTAACCGAAATGATGGAAACCGGTTCCAATGATGTATTGGTGGTAAAAGCCAACGTAAAAGATGCTTTCGGAAAACAAGAGCGGTTAATTCCGTTCTTGTATGAACAAGTAGTTAAAAGAGTCGATCTCGCCACTAAAACAATTACAGTGGATTGGGACGCTGGTTTCTAA
- the trmD gene encoding tRNA (guanosine(37)-N1)-methyltransferase TrmD has protein sequence MWIGVISLFPEMFKAITEYGVTGRAVKQNLLQVRCWNPRDFTHDKHKTVDDRPYGGGPGMLMMVQPLKDAIDSAKEVAGEGVKVIYLSPQGRKLDQQGVEELAQNQKLILLCGRYEGIDERLIETVVDEEWSVGDYVLTGGELPAMTLIDAVARFIPGVLGKQASAEEDSFADGLLDCPHYTRPEVLDGLTVPPVLMSGHHEEIRKWRLKQSLLRTWLRRPELLEGLALTDEQRKLLKQVKAEYNSKLS, from the coding sequence ATGTGGATTGGGGTAATAAGTCTGTTCCCTGAAATGTTTAAAGCAATTACGGAATACGGGGTAACCGGCAGGGCTGTTAAGCAAAACCTGTTACAAGTGCGGTGCTGGAATCCAAGAGATTTTACGCACGATAAGCATAAAACCGTGGATGATCGTCCTTATGGCGGAGGTCCAGGTATGCTGATGATGGTGCAACCGTTAAAGGATGCTATTGATTCGGCAAAAGAAGTCGCAGGTGAAGGTGTGAAAGTGATTTATCTCTCGCCGCAAGGTCGTAAACTCGATCAACAAGGCGTAGAGGAATTAGCGCAGAATCAGAAGTTGATTTTGTTATGCGGCCGCTACGAAGGCATTGACGAGCGTTTGATTGAAACGGTTGTTGATGAAGAATGGTCGGTAGGTGATTATGTCCTCACTGGTGGTGAATTGCCGGCAATGACGTTAATTGATGCAGTTGCCCGATTTATCCCAGGTGTGCTTGGTAAACAAGCTTCCGCCGAGGAAGATTCGTTTGCCGACGGATTACTGGATTGCCCGCATTATACGCGCCCTGAAGTGCTTGACGGATTAACTGTGCCCCCCGTGCTGATGTCGGGACACCATGAAGAAATTCGTAAATGGCGATTAAAACAATCGTTATTGAGAACATGGTTACGACGCCCTGAGCTACTGGAAGGCCTAGCTCTGACTGACGAACAACGTAAGCTGTTAAAACAGGTGAAAGCCGAATATAACAGTAAACTCAGTTAA
- the rplS gene encoding 50S ribosomal protein L19: protein MSNIIKQLEQEQLKQNVPSFRPGDTLEVKVWVVEGSKRRLQAFEGVVIAIRNRGLHSAFTLRKISNGVGVERVFQTHSPAVDSIVVKRKGAVRKAKLYYLRALSGKAARIKERLGE from the coding sequence ATGTCTAACATCATTAAACAACTTGAACAAGAACAATTAAAACAAAACGTACCAAGCTTCCGTCCAGGTGACACATTAGAAGTGAAAGTATGGGTTGTTGAAGGTAGTAAGCGTCGTTTGCAAGCATTCGAAGGCGTGGTTATTGCAATTCGTAACCGTGGCTTGCATTCTGCATTCACCCTACGCAAAATCTCTAACGGTGTTGGTGTTGAGCGTGTATTCCAAACTCACTCTCCGGCAGTGGATAGCATCGTAGTGAAACGTAAAGGTGCGGTACGTAAAGCGAAACTTTACTACTTACGCGCACTTTCCGGTAAAGCAGCTCGTATTAAAGAGCGTTTAGGCGAATAA
- the exbB gene encoding TonB-system energizer ExbB yields the protein MPQIFDFLQKYSDYIIIGLLLFMSVLMLAMVIERFIFLARVKVSQYSTIHALEIDLNRNLTVISTIGANAPYVGLLGTVIGILLTFYQIGQAGGEVNAGEIMMHLSLALKATALGILVAIPSMIFYNALGRKVEVNRLKWKVLNSQKYKEETEA from the coding sequence ATGCCGCAGATTTTTGACTTTTTACAAAAGTACAGTGATTACATTATTATCGGTTTATTGCTTTTTATGAGCGTCTTAATGCTCGCCATGGTGATTGAGCGTTTTATTTTCTTAGCCCGCGTTAAAGTCAGTCAATATTCCACCATTCATGCACTTGAAATTGATTTAAACCGCAATCTCACTGTAATTTCCACCATCGGCGCGAATGCACCTTATGTTGGTTTGTTGGGAACCGTTATCGGTATTCTTTTAACCTTTTACCAAATCGGTCAAGCCGGTGGCGAAGTGAATGCCGGTGAAATTATGATGCATCTATCTTTAGCGCTAAAAGCGACCGCACTTGGTATCTTGGTGGCAATTCCGTCCATGATTTTCTATAACGCATTAGGACGTAAGGTTGAAGTTAACCGTTTGAAGTGGAAAGTCTTAAATTCTCAAAAATATAAAGAAGAAACCGAAGCATAA
- the exbD gene encoding TonB system transport protein ExbD — translation MKKFDEINIIPFIDIMLVLLAIVLITASFISQGKIQVNVPKASASVAFKSSELAKLLTVTAKGELFFNDKPTTLEALETEIVGWDKTQKVTFKIDADATFQDFVSVTDLLAKNDIKDVAIVATKDKGGEKPKNTNPQALKSVESQGTKPAEQAVSVGK, via the coding sequence GTGAAAAAGTTTGATGAAATCAACATTATTCCGTTTATTGATATTATGTTGGTGTTGCTTGCTATCGTGTTGATTACTGCTTCTTTTATTTCACAAGGAAAAATCCAAGTGAATGTACCGAAAGCAAGTGCTTCTGTGGCGTTTAAATCTAGTGAGCTGGCAAAATTATTAACCGTTACGGCCAAGGGTGAGCTGTTTTTTAATGACAAACCGACCACGCTTGAAGCGCTGGAGACTGAAATTGTCGGTTGGGATAAAACCCAAAAAGTGACCTTTAAGATTGATGCGGATGCCACATTCCAAGATTTTGTGTCTGTCACGGATTTATTGGCGAAAAATGATATTAAAGATGTCGCCATTGTGGCAACGAAAGATAAAGGTGGAGAGAAACCCAAAAACACGAATCCGCAGGCGCTCAAATCAGTGGAATCTCAAGGGACAAAACCTGCAGAACAAGCCGTCAGTGTCGGCAAGTAG
- a CDS encoding energy transducer TonB yields the protein MQNAKRSLLSFLLSAAIHIAIIVWLFGSHVNTTDTSANSATGEISTSISMEMMMAMVEADPPPVEEKAPEPEKQETVEDPTVKPEPPKVEKPKEPEKPQEPKEKPKEKPKQKPKEKPKVKPSPDVPIGDRTVESNASVNSKATTTGPATTTNPNLVGNGASGSELDAYRSALRREIERHKRYPARAKMMRKQGVVTVSFTIGADGSITGVAIAKSSGVEDLDNAALSAVNSARSIGPRPAGMGASISVPISFKID from the coding sequence ATGCAGAATGCAAAACGTTCACTCTTGAGTTTTCTCTTATCTGCTGCGATTCATATTGCGATAATAGTTTGGCTTTTTGGTAGCCATGTGAATACCACGGATACGAGTGCTAACAGTGCGACCGGTGAAATTTCAACCAGTATTTCCATGGAAATGATGATGGCCATGGTAGAGGCTGATCCGCCGCCGGTGGAAGAAAAAGCCCCGGAGCCGGAAAAACAGGAAACCGTTGAAGATCCAACCGTTAAACCGGAACCGCCAAAGGTTGAAAAACCAAAAGAACCGGAAAAACCGCAAGAGCCGAAAGAGAAGCCAAAAGAAAAACCTAAACAAAAGCCAAAAGAAAAACCGAAAGTTAAACCAAGCCCTGATGTGCCGATAGGTGACAGAACGGTTGAATCTAACGCTTCTGTGAATTCAAAGGCAACGACAACCGGTCCGGCAACGACGACGAATCCTAACTTAGTGGGAAATGGCGCCAGCGGCAGTGAGCTTGATGCTTATCGTTCTGCGTTGCGCCGTGAAATTGAACGACACAAACGTTATCCTGCTCGTGCGAAAATGATGCGTAAGCAGGGCGTGGTGACGGTTTCCTTTACTATTGGTGCAGATGGTTCTATCACCGGCGTAGCGATTGCGAAGAGTTCAGGGGTTGAAGATTTGGATAATGCAGCGTTAAGTGCGGTAAATAGCGCCAGATCGATTGGGCCTCGACCGGCAGGCATGGGTGCATCGATTTCTGTGCCGATTAGTTTTAAAATCGATTAG
- the pmbA gene encoding metalloprotease PmbA, whose translation MSVKTLENQTALLQQQEQQLRDAVSLALEIAQKAGAAAEVGVTKSGGLSVSTRLKDIENVEFNNDGALGISVYLGQQKGNASTSDLSPEAIKNTVEAALAIAKYTSPDDCAGLADKALMAFDAPDLDLYYAADIDVDRAAQLALETENAALAFDKRIVNSEGASFNAHTGVRVYGNSHGMLQSYLSSRYSLSCSVIAAHDDQLERDYEYTVSRDMNALEKAQWVGENAARKTLARLQPQKIATQQAPVIFLNDVATGLISHLAAAISGGSLYRKASFLLDHLGKQVLPDWFHISEKPHLIGRLASTPFDSEGVRTQDLEIIRQGILQTYLLTSYSGRKLGMQSTGHAGGIHNWLVQPNSSGKLTALLREMGHGLLVTEVMGQGVNLVTGDYSRGAAGFWVENGEIQYPVAEITIAGRLQDMLRNIVAVGDDIEHRSNIQTGSILLENLKISGN comes from the coding sequence ATGTCAGTAAAAACTCTTGAAAATCAGACCGCACTTTTACAGCAACAAGAACAACAATTACGCGATGCGGTCAGTCTTGCCCTTGAAATCGCCCAAAAAGCCGGTGCGGCGGCTGAAGTGGGGGTGACGAAATCCGGAGGGTTATCGGTTTCTACCCGTTTAAAAGACATTGAAAACGTTGAATTTAATAATGATGGCGCATTAGGCATTTCAGTTTATTTGGGCCAACAAAAAGGCAATGCCTCCACTTCCGATTTAAGCCCTGAAGCCATTAAAAATACCGTAGAAGCCGCATTAGCGATTGCGAAATATACCTCACCCGATGATTGTGCCGGTTTAGCCGACAAAGCATTAATGGCGTTTGATGCACCGGATCTAGATTTGTATTACGCGGCGGATATTGATGTGGATCGTGCTGCGCAGTTGGCATTAGAAACAGAAAATGCGGCGCTAGCATTTGACAAACGCATTGTTAACAGCGAAGGCGCGTCTTTCAATGCACATACCGGCGTGCGAGTGTATGGCAATAGCCATGGTATGTTGCAAAGCTATTTGTCTAGCCGCTATTCGTTGTCTTGCTCAGTTATCGCTGCACATGATGATCAATTGGAACGGGATTATGAATACACGGTTTCTCGAGATATGAATGCCTTGGAAAAGGCACAATGGGTGGGTGAAAATGCCGCACGAAAAACCCTTGCCCGTTTACAACCGCAAAAAATCGCCACGCAGCAAGCGCCGGTAATTTTCCTAAATGATGTGGCGACCGGCTTAATCAGCCATTTAGCTGCGGCTATTAGTGGTGGCAGTTTATATCGTAAAGCCAGTTTCTTGCTAGATCATCTTGGCAAGCAAGTTTTGCCGGATTGGTTTCATATTAGTGAAAAACCGCATTTAATTGGCCGCCTTGCCTCAACGCCATTTGATAGCGAAGGCGTTAGAACACAGGATTTGGAGATTATTCGTCAAGGGATTTTGCAAACCTATTTGCTCACCAGTTATAGCGGTCGTAAGTTGGGTATGCAAAGCACGGGACACGCCGGTGGCATTCACAACTGGTTGGTCCAGCCCAATTCATCTGGAAAACTGACCGCACTTTTACGTGAAATGGGACACGGGTTATTGGTAACAGAAGTGATGGGGCAAGGGGTAAATTTGGTTACCGGTGACTACTCACGTGGCGCCGCCGGATTCTGGGTGGAAAACGGTGAAATTCAATATCCGGTGGCTGAAATCACCATTGCTGGCAGATTGCAGGATATGTTACGTAATATTGTGGCCGTTGGGGATGATATTGAACATCGTTCAAATATCCAGACCGGTTCGATCCTGTTGGAAAATCTGAAAATTTCCGGGAATTAG
- the hpt gene encoding hypoxanthine phosphoribosyltransferase — protein sequence MKKHHVDILISEQDVRSRIAELGQEITNFYQHKNIYTPLVVVGLLRGSFMFMADLVREIHLPVEIDFMTTSSYGNAMNSNHDVRISKDLDGDIKGKHVLIVEDIIDTGYTLQKVRDILNLREPSSLTICTLLDKPSRREVDVPVDWVGFTIPDEFVVGYGIDYAQRHRNLGYIGKVILDE from the coding sequence ATGAAAAAACACCATGTTGATATTCTGATTTCCGAACAGGATGTGCGCAGTCGCATTGCGGAATTAGGCCAAGAAATTACCAATTTTTATCAACATAAAAATATCTATACGCCATTGGTTGTTGTCGGCTTGTTACGTGGTTCTTTCATGTTTATGGCTGATTTGGTGCGCGAAATTCACTTGCCTGTGGAAATCGATTTTATGACCACATCCAGTTACGGTAATGCCATGAATTCCAATCATGATGTGCGTATCAGCAAGGATCTTGATGGAGACATTAAAGGTAAACATGTGCTGATCGTGGAAGATATTATCGATACCGGCTACACCTTACAAAAAGTGCGCGATATTTTAAATCTACGCGAGCCGAGTTCGTTGACCATTTGCACGTTATTGGATAAACCTTCACGCCGTGAAGTGGATGTGCCGGTTGATTGGGTGGGCTTCACCATTCCTGATGAGTTTGTTGTCGGTTATGGTATTGATTACGCACAACGCCACCGTAATTTGGGTTACATTGGCAAAGTGATTTTGGACGAATAG
- the deoC gene encoding deoxyribose-phosphate aldolase produces MNAKHLAHYIDHTALTAEKTEADILTLCDEAIEYQFFSVCINTCHIPLAKQKLAGTPVKICTVVGFPLGANLTSAKVFETQAAIAAGADEIDMVINVGWIKSNQWAAVKEDIQAVLVACQGKPLKVILETCLLTKEEIVKACEISKALGVAFVKTSTGFNRSGATVEDVALMKQVVGDMGVKASGGIRDTQTALAMIEAGATRIGASAGIAIVKGIKDNNSDY; encoded by the coding sequence ATGAACGCAAAGCACCTCGCTCACTACATTGATCACACCGCACTAACCGCAGAAAAAACAGAAGCGGATATCTTAACATTATGCGATGAGGCCATTGAATATCAGTTTTTTTCAGTTTGCATTAACACTTGTCATATTCCTTTGGCCAAACAAAAATTGGCCGGTACACCGGTAAAAATTTGTACTGTTGTCGGCTTTCCATTGGGCGCGAATTTAACTTCAGCTAAAGTGTTTGAAACGCAAGCCGCCATTGCTGCCGGTGCAGATGAAATTGATATGGTCATCAATGTGGGCTGGATTAAATCAAATCAATGGGCCGCTGTAAAAGAAGATATTCAAGCCGTCTTAGTCGCTTGTCAGGGCAAGCCGTTAAAAGTTATTTTAGAAACCTGTTTGCTCACAAAAGAAGAAATTGTAAAAGCCTGTGAAATCAGTAAAGCCTTGGGCGTTGCCTTCGTTAAAACATCCACCGGTTTTAATCGGAGCGGTGCGACCGTCGAAGATGTGGCACTAATGAAACAGGTGGTTGGAGACATGGGTGTAAAAGCCTCCGGAGGGATTCGAGATACGCAAACAGCGCTTGCGATGATTGAAGCCGGCGCAACACGCATTGGTGCCAGTGCCGGTATTGCTATTGTGAAAGGGATTAAAGACAATAATAGCGATTATTAA
- a CDS encoding class I SAM-dependent methyltransferase — MNIQLLCETQTPQNPTALFAEAGLTHDPNSSLALVWTEAEGTERLELRKLDEPKLGAVFVDFVGGTMAHRRKFGGGRGEAVAKAVGIKQDNLPTVIDATAGLGRDAFVLAALGCQVKLVERHPVVRLLLQDGLQRAYADEEIGSWMQKNMQLLPYQHINQLNPDTDFADVVYLDPMYPHKAKSALVKKEMRVFQHLVGADLDADELLAPALQLARQRVVVKRPDYADFLAQKAPHFSRETKNHRFDVYVNHHIHDR, encoded by the coding sequence ATGAACATCCAACTCCTCTGTGAAACCCAAACACCACAAAATCCCACCGCACTTTTTGCGGAAGCCGGCTTAACGCATGATCCGAACAGCTCGTTGGCGTTAGTATGGACAGAAGCGGAAGGCACAGAACGCTTGGAATTACGCAAATTAGACGAGCCTAAATTAGGCGCGGTATTTGTGGATTTTGTCGGCGGCACCATGGCACACCGCCGTAAATTTGGCGGTGGACGCGGTGAAGCGGTGGCAAAAGCGGTAGGCATTAAACAAGATAATCTGCCGACGGTGATTGACGCCACGGCAGGTTTAGGGCGTGATGCCTTTGTATTGGCGGCACTCGGTTGCCAAGTGAAACTGGTTGAACGCCACCCGGTTGTTCGTTTGTTGTTACAAGATGGCTTACAACGCGCTTATGCTGACGAAGAAATCGGTTCATGGATGCAAAAAAATATGCAACTGTTGCCTTATCAACACATCAATCAACTGAATCCTGACACGGATTTCGCTGACGTGGTGTATCTCGACCCCATGTACCCACACAAAGCCAAAAGCGCCTTAGTGAAGAAAGAAATGCGCGTGTTTCAACATTTGGTCGGTGCCGATTTAGATGCGGACGAACTGCTTGCGCCCGCACTCCAACTCGCCCGTCAGCGCGTCGTGGTCAAACGCCCCGACTACGCGGATTTTCTCGCGCAAAAAGCACCGCACTTTTCGCGCGAAACGAAGAATCATCGCTTCGACGTGTATGTAAACCATCACATTCATGATCGCTAA
- the trmA gene encoding tRNA (uridine(54)-C5)-methyltransferase TrmA, which translates to MLNLPVDRYAELLAEKQQKLTTLLSPFDAPDLQVFASPTQHFRMRAEFRIWHDGDDFYHIMFDQQSKQRYRVYNYPIASELINRMMTALLPLLKQQTVLHHRLFQIDYLSTQSQQIIVSLLYHKALDENWQTATQTLRSQLQQQGFNVQIVGRASKQKICLEQDYVDEILNVHGKDYIYRQVENSFTQPNAAVNSKMLEWAVDCTRNSHGDLLELYCGNGNFSIALAQNFRKVLATEIAKPSVAAAQFNIAANQINNLQIIRMSAEEFTQAMQGVREFNRLKGIDLKAYECNTIFVDPPRAGLDAETIKLVQQYERILYISCNPHTLCDNLQTLSQTHRIEKAALFDQFPYTEHMEAGVWLVRKG; encoded by the coding sequence ATGCTGAATTTACCCGTTGATCGTTACGCCGAATTGCTCGCAGAAAAGCAGCAAAAACTGACCACACTTTTATCACCATTTGATGCCCCAGATTTACAGGTGTTCGCCTCGCCAACGCAGCATTTCCGTATGCGTGCGGAATTTCGCATTTGGCATGACGGCGATGATTTCTACCACATTATGTTTGACCAACAGAGCAAACAACGTTATCGGGTATATAATTATCCTATCGCAAGCGAACTCATCAATCGCATGATGACGGCGTTGTTGCCGTTGTTAAAACAGCAAACAGTATTACACCACCGCCTGTTTCAAATTGATTATTTAAGCACCCAAAGCCAACAGATTATCGTCAGTTTGTTGTATCACAAAGCCTTGGATGAAAATTGGCAAACCGCTACGCAAACCTTGCGTTCACAACTCCAACAGCAAGGTTTTAATGTGCAAATTGTTGGACGTGCCAGCAAGCAGAAAATTTGTCTGGAACAGGATTATGTAGATGAAATCCTAAACGTTCACGGTAAAGACTACATTTATCGCCAAGTGGAAAACAGCTTCACACAACCAAACGCGGCAGTAAACAGCAAAATGTTGGAATGGGCGGTGGATTGCACGCGTAACAGCCATGGGGATTTATTAGAGCTTTATTGCGGCAACGGTAACTTTTCTATCGCGCTAGCGCAAAACTTCCGCAAAGTCTTGGCGACAGAAATTGCCAAGCCTTCAGTAGCCGCCGCGCAATTTAACATCGCAGCGAATCAGATAAACAATTTACAAATCATCCGAATGTCAGCGGAAGAATTCACCCAAGCCATGCAAGGCGTGCGCGAATTTAATCGCTTAAAAGGCATTGATTTGAAAGCCTATGAATGCAACACCATTTTCGTTGATCCGCCACGTGCCGGCTTAGATGCAGAGACCATTAAACTGGTGCAACAATATGAGCGCATTTTGTATATTTCCTGCAATCCGCATACGCTATGCGACAACCTGCAAACGCTCAGCCAAACCCACCGTATTGAAAAAGCCGCCTTGTTCGATCAGTTTCCTTACACGGAACACATGGAAGCGGGCGTTTGGTTAGTGAGAAAGGGATAA
- a CDS encoding DUF413 domain-containing protein, with protein sequence MAESFSVTRRFFDDKNYPRGFARHGDYTIKEAQALEQHGQAFRALDAGERKPETQEEKDFVAFCRGERAAETFFEKTWQKYRSRISTNKRLYTLSGVVGVDNLDDYAAD encoded by the coding sequence ATGGCTGAGAGTTTTAGCGTAACCCGTCGTTTTTTTGACGACAAAAATTATCCGCGCGGTTTTGCCCGCCACGGTGATTACACCATCAAAGAAGCACAAGCCTTAGAGCAACACGGTCAGGCTTTCCGTGCATTAGATGCCGGCGAACGCAAACCGGAAACGCAAGAAGAAAAAGACTTCGTGGCGTTCTGTCGTGGTGAACGTGCCGCAGAAACCTTCTTTGAAAAAACTTGGCAGAAATATCGCAGCCGTATTTCCACCAACAAACGCCTTTATACCTTATCCGGCGTGGTTGGCGTAGATAATCTAGACGATTACGCCGCAGACTAA
- a CDS encoding DsbA family protein, translating into MKKWFFLAMAAAFSLSTHALDLTEGKQYLVIEGQQRTAQPEVIEFFSFYCPHCYAFETQYHIPQKIAEALPEGTSFKQYHVDFLGRQSENLTRAWALALAINAEEKVRMPLFKAAQANALKSMDDIRQIFIDNGISAEQFDGGINSFAVNGLVSKQQNLVAKYQVRGVPDFYVNGKYRVNMEGLAHNENSFVDEYVQTVKGLLQK; encoded by the coding sequence ATGAAAAAATGGTTCTTTTTAGCAATGGCTGCTGCCTTTTCGCTTTCTACACACGCGTTGGATTTAACGGAAGGTAAACAATATCTTGTCATTGAAGGACAACAGCGCACTGCACAACCTGAAGTGATCGAATTTTTCTCTTTCTATTGCCCACATTGCTATGCTTTTGAAACGCAATATCACATTCCGCAAAAAATTGCCGAGGCATTACCTGAAGGCACATCATTCAAACAATACCACGTGGACTTCTTAGGCCGTCAATCGGAAAACCTCACTCGCGCATGGGCACTAGCCTTAGCCATTAACGCCGAAGAAAAAGTCAGAATGCCATTATTTAAAGCGGCACAGGCTAACGCATTAAAATCCATGGATGACATTCGTCAAATCTTCATTGATAACGGCATTTCAGCTGAGCAATTCGATGGTGGCATTAATAGCTTTGCCGTCAACGGTTTGGTCAGCAAACAGCAAAACTTAGTAGCAAAATACCAAGTGCGCGGCGTACCGGATTTTTATGTTAACGGCAAATATCGCGTGAATATGGAAGGCCTAGCCCATAATGAAAACAGTTTTGTGGATGAATATGTACAAACCGTAAAAGGTTTATTGCAAAAATAA
- a CDS encoding YihD family protein, whose protein sequence is MKCHRLNEVLELLQPYWSKDADLSLMQILQKIADEAGFDKPLAELPDEVVIYHLKMAGKDKFEPIPGIKKDYEEDFKTALLKARGIIK, encoded by the coding sequence ATGAAATGTCATCGCCTGAATGAAGTGTTGGAACTTTTACAACCTTATTGGTCTAAAGACGCCGATCTCTCATTAATGCAGATTTTACAAAAAATCGCTGATGAAGCCGGGTTTGACAAACCGCTTGCGGAACTGCCTGACGAAGTCGTTATTTATCACTTAAAAATGGCCGGCAAAGACAAATTCGAGCCGATTCCCGGCATTAAAAAAGATTACGAAGAAGACTTTAAAACTGCGTTATTAAAAGCGCGCGGTATTATTAAATAA
- the mobA gene encoding molybdenum cofactor guanylyltransferase MobA, whose protein sequence is MTMSISAVILAGGQAKRMEGADKGLQLLHGNPLFQFIYDRLRLQVEQISVNANRNQAIYATAGLPVFGDNLEGFHGPLSGILTALERADSDFVLFVPCDSPFFPDNLLEKLKSAVDFHGVSIAYVHDGEREHPTFCLMARSLKDKLAAYLASGERRMLQFMRQNGAVSVDFSENKQAFTNINTLADLTYFNQQKDFSGFIAK, encoded by the coding sequence ATGACAATGTCAATTAGTGCCGTCATTTTAGCCGGCGGACAAGCCAAGCGAATGGAGGGGGCGGATAAGGGATTGCAATTATTGCACGGTAATCCGCTGTTTCAATTTATTTACGACCGCCTACGTTTGCAGGTGGAACAGATTTCTGTTAACGCCAATCGAAATCAGGCGATTTATGCGACGGCCGGGTTGCCGGTGTTTGGCGATAATCTTGAAGGCTTTCACGGGCCGTTAAGTGGGATTTTGACCGCGTTGGAACGCGCTGATTCCGATTTTGTTTTATTTGTTCCTTGTGATAGCCCATTCTTCCCGGACAATTTACTGGAAAAACTCAAAAGTGCGGTGGATTTTCACGGCGTTTCTATTGCTTATGTGCATGATGGCGAACGTGAACATCCTACGTTTTGTTTAATGGCGCGCAGCCTAAAAGACAAGTTGGCGGCTTATTTAGCTTCCGGCGAGCGCAGAATGTTGCAGTTTATGCGTCAAAACGGGGCAGTGAGTGTGGACTTTTCCGAAAATAAACAGGCATTCACCAACATCAATACATTAGCGGATTTAACGTATTTTAATCAGCAGAAGGATTTTTCGGGGTTTATTGCTAAATAG